The genome window CGATACGCTCGAATACAGAAGCGGCGTGTCAGAGTTCATCGCGCATCCGCGGATCGAGCCAGCGATAGAGGACATCGGCGATAATGCTGCCGATGACGACGAACACGCTGGCCAGGATCACCGACGCGACGAGAAGCGGATAGTCGCGACTCTGAATTGCGTTGACGATGAGCAGCCCCATCCCCGGCCACGAGAAAACCTTCTCCACGAACACGGCACCGGTGAGGAGTGCTGGAAACGCCACGCCAAGGAGCGTGATCACCGGCAGCAGCGCATTCCGCAGGACATGCCGGTTGATCACCGCGCTCTCGGGGACCCCCTTGGCTCGCGCGGTCGTCACGTAATCCGACGGGATCGCGTCGAGGAGCGCTGCGCGCTGATGCCTCGCGATCAGCGGGAAGTACAGCAATGTCAGCGTCAGCGCGGGCAGCACGAGATGTTCGAGACGGTCCAGCAACCGCGCCCCCGTGCCGAGCATGTCGTACATCACCGGATCCGCCGCTCCGCCAATCGGGAAGATCGGAATCCAGTACGCGAAGGCCACGAGAATGATGAGCGCGAGCCAGAAATCCGGCACCGAGAAGAACGTCAGCGAGAGGCCGCCGAGGATGCGGTCGGCCGCGCCGCCGCGCCGCCGCACCTGCGTCACGGCCGCGCCGACACCAGCGGCGAATCCTCCGATGAGTCCCGCCGCCATCAGCAGCAACGTGTTCGGAAGCGCGTCTCCGAGCGCGCTGACGACAGGCCGCTGCAGCGAGAAGGAAAAGCCGAGATCGCCGCGGAAGACGCTCACCACGTATCTCGCGTATTGCTCGGTGAGCGGCCGGTCCAGGCCATACGCGCGTCTCCAGCTTGCACGCACGGCATCGCTGATGGACGGATTGTCCATGGACGCGCTGAATGGATCGCCGGGAGCGGCGTGGATGAGAAGGAAGACGATAGTGGCGACGAGACCGACTACTACCAGTCCCTGCGCGATGCGGCGGGCGAGAAAGACCCCCACTCGCTAACGGGCCGGGGCGGCGTGGTCGCGGGCGATCCTCTTGTCCGCTGGAATCGTCCACTCGGCGATGTTGGCCCACCACGCGTCGGGCCTGAGGCCAGTCATGACTATGCGCTTGTGCACGGCGACGATGCGCTTCGGCTCGGCGAGCCATATCGCCGGCGCGTCATCTATGATCGCCTGGTAGGCGGAAGTGAAATGCGCGCGCCTCGAGCCGAAGGAACCTGCGGACAGCGCACTGTCCACCTGCGCGTCGAACGCGGGGTTTTCGTAGGACCCGTAGTTGCTGCCACTCGTCGCCCGGGATCCCGGCGTGCCCCAGGTCTGCCTGATCCCCCCGGGGCTCGCCTCGACGTGCCATCCCCCGACCACCGCGTCGAAATCGCGTCGCGTCTCCCGGTCTATGAACGCGGCGAAATCGAGCTGTTCGATGTTGACCTTCACGCCGATCTGGCGGAGCTGTTCCTGAGCCAGCACCGCCATTGTGTTGCGCGCCTTGCTCGACCCCGGCACGGCAAGATTGAATTTCAGCTTCGTTCCGCTCCGGTCGCGGACGCCATCGCCGTCGGAGTCCTTCCATCCGAGCGAGTCGAGCGTTTTGCGCGCGGCGTCGGGGGAGAACGGAAGCTGCCGCAACGTCGTATCAGTCGTCGGATACGCACGAACCGTCGGTCCGATCGCGACTGAAGCGAGCGAATCGTACGCGTTCTGCACGATGCGGCGGCGGTCGAGCGCCCTGGTGAGCGCGCGTCGCAGCTCACGATCGCCGAACAACGAATGCGGCCGCGAGCGGCGCTTCGGATCCCGCAGATTGAACTGGATAAAATTGTAGTCGAGGCCCGGCGTGAGCTCGGCGCGCAGGCTTGTGTCCCTGGCGAGCTCGGCCAGACTGGTCGCGGGAACCTGCTCGAGCATGTCGGCCTCGCCTCCGAGGACGCGGGTCAGAGCCGCATTGAAATCGGGCGCGATCGTCATGATCACGCGATCCAGGCCCGGCCGACCGCGGTAATTGGTCGTGTCCGCGGCGAGCTGAATGGACTGTCCGGCACTCCACCGGACGAACCTGAACCGTCCGGTGCCTATCGGTGCGCGAGCGATGGCGGACGTCCGCAGCGCGGTGCCCCGTACACCCTCGAGCGCGTGCGCGGGAAGAATGGACATCGTGTTGACGGCGTCGTAGAACTGCATCGGCGACCGCGCGTGGAACCAGAATGCGGCGGTCACGCTGTCCGGCGTGGTGACCGAGTCAATGCTCGCGATGGACGCGGCGAACGGTGAGCCGGTCGTCGAATCGGAATAGAGATGGTACGTGAACCGCACGTCGCCGGATCGGACCGGCACGCCATCATGCCACCGCGCGGACGAATCGAGATGGAACGCGATGGACATCGAGTCGTTCGCCCACGTCCAGCTCTTCGCGAGGCGCGGCCGGAATCCAGCGTCGCCTACGGTATTCATCGAATCGCCGATCTCGGCCAGCCGGTCGTACACGAGATCTCCGATGATCTTGCTCGGCACCGTCGAGGAGAGGGGCGGGAGCAGGGACTCGGGATCCCCGCCGACGGAGATGACGAGCGTGCCGCCCGCGTTGTCCGCCCGATCGCGCGAGTTCCCGCTGCAGGCGCCGACCGCGAAGAGGAGCACCGGGATTGCCAGTGCCTGCCGCATAGCGCTCATTCTTCCGGCGTCACGCGGGCTGGTTCAGCGGCGGCTGATGGATGCGACGTGCGGGAAATTGATGCCACAGGAGCACAAAGTTGTGCCCTTATCTGCGCCACGTCCACAGTTCGTTTTCGAATTGCCTCATACGCCGGGAGGTCGCGTCGCGAACCGCGGCGCGGTCAGCGTGGCCGCCGGCGGTGCTTCGCTCGCGCTCACGCCGAGCCGAACCAGCCCGTCGAGAAGGATCCTGTTGATCGCGGCGCTCGATCTCATCCATGTCGTAGCGGCCGCGGGCGGCCTGGTTGCGTCCGAGCGACAGCGTTGGCCGTTCCCAGCAGAAGACGGAACGAGCAGCAGCCGCCACCTGGGGGAAGTACGCTGGTCTGTCATGGCATGTTAAATTGACACCACTATGGCAACGACAATCAAGCACGTGGACAGCGCCCTGGCGATGCCCGAATCATTCGTGCCGCGGCACATCGGGCCCGGCGCAGAAGACATAGAGAAGATGGTCGCGGCGACCGGGTTCCGGTCGCTCGACGAGCTGATAGATGCGACGATCCCTGAGGAGATCAGGGCGCGGAAGAGTCTCGCGCTCCCGACGGGAATCGCCGAGCATGAAGTGCTCGCCGAGTTCCGGGCGATGGCGGCGCGAAATCGCGTGTACCGCTCCTTCATCGGAATGGGCTATGCCGATTGCGTGACGCCTCCCGTCATTCAGAGGAATATCATCGAGAATCCGGCCTGGTACACCGCGTACACGCCCTACCAGGCGGAGATCGCGCAGGGACGGCTCGAGGCGCTGCTCAACTTCCAGACGATGGTGATGGATCTCACCGCGATGCAGATCGCGAACGCGTCGCTGCTGGATGAAGGCACCGCCGCCGCCGAAGCGATGACGATGAGCTACGGCATTCGAGGAAAGGAAGGGAAGGAGGTCTTCTTCGTTTCCGATCTCTGCCATCCGCAGACAATTGACGTCGTGCGCACGCGCGCGTCGGTGCGCGGCATCACGGTGAAGGTCGGCGACCACCGCACCGACGCCATCGGCGGCGACGTGTTCGGAGTGCTCCTTCAATACCCGGCCACTGATGGCGCCGTGCTCGATTATCGCGAGCTGTGCGAGGCCGCGCACGCCGCCGGAGCGCTCGTCACAGTCGCGGCAGACCTTCTCTCGCTCACGCTGCTCGTCCCGCCCGGCGAGTGGGGCGCCGACGTCGTCGTCGGCAACTCGCAGCGGCTGGGAGTGCCTCTCGGCTACGGCGGACCGCACGCGGCGTTCTTCGCGACGCGCGACGAGTTCAGGCGCCATATCCCCGGCCGCATCATCGGCGTCTCACGCGACGCCGACGGCCACATGGCATTGCGGATGGCGCTGCAGACGCGCGAGCAGCACATCCGCCGCGAAAAGGCCACGAGCAACGTCTGCACCGCGCAGGTGCTGCTGGCGGTTGTCGCGAGCATGTACGGAGTCTATCACGGACCCGACGGGCTTCGCCGCATCGCGTCGCGGATTCACCAGTTTGCGGTGGTGCTCGCCGAGGGGCTGCGGAAGCTCGGCTTCGAGATTGCGCACGACGAATACTTCGATACGATCCGCGTCGAGCTCGGCGCGAAGACTTCGGCGGAGGTCATCGCCGCCGCAGCGGAGCGCAGGATAAACCTGCGGGCGATTGGCGCCAGCGCCGTCTGCATCGCACTCGACGAGACCGTGAGCGAGGGCGATCTCGCCAATCTGTTCGCCGTGTTCGGAGGCGGGCCGGATCTGGCGCCGTCTTCCATCGCGGCGACTGCCGACACGCGCTACGACGAGAGATTCAAGCGCACGACCCCGTTCATGCGGCATGACGTGTTCAACACACACCGGTCCGAGACCGAGCTGCTGCGCTACATGTACAAGCTCGAGAGCCGCGACTTGTCGCTCGTACATTCCATGATCCCGCTCGGCTCGTGCACGATGAAGCTGAACGCGACGGCGGAGATGATGCCGATCACGTGGCCGGGATTCTCCAGGCTGCATCCATTCGCGCCGCTGGATCAGACCGAGGGATACCAGCAGCTGTTCGAGGAACTCGAGTCCGCTCTGGCGGAGATCACCGGGTTTGCGGCGGTGTCGCTTCAGCCGAACGCCGGCTCGCAGGGCGAGTACGCGGGTCTGCTCACGATTCACGGCTACCATCAGTCGTGCGGCGAAAGCCATCGCGACGTGTGCCTCATACCGCAGTCGGCTCACGGCACCAATCCCGCGAGCGCGGTGATGGCCGGAAACAAGGTCGTGGTGGTGAAGACGGACGAGCGCGGCAACATCGACATCGCCGATCTTCGCGCGAAGGCGGAAGCGCATCGCGATGATCTCGCGGCGCTGATGGTGACGTATCCTTCCACTCACGGCGTGTTCGAGGAAGGGATCGCCGAGATCTGCAGGATCGTCCACGAGTTCGGCGGCCAGGTGTATATGGACGGCGCCAACATGAACGCGATGGTGGGTCTGTGTCGCCCCGCCGACATCGGCGCCGACGTGTGCCACCTCAACCTGCACAAGACTTTCTGCATTCCACACGGCGGCGGCGGACCGGGCATGGGCCCGATCGGAGTCGCACCGCATCTCGTGCCGTTTCTTCCGGGCCACGCGGTCATTCCGCAGCCCGGTCGAGACGCGGCCGGCGCCGTATCGGCGGCGCCCTGGGGAAGCTCGAGCATCCTGCCCATCTCCTACGCCTACATAAGGCTGATGGGAGGCGATGGGCTGACGGAGGCAACGAAGATCGCGATTCTCAACGCCAACTACATCGCGCGGCGTCTCGAGCCCCATTTTCCGGTGCTCTACAAGGGCACGCACGGTACGGTCGCGCACGAATGCATCATAGATACGCGAATCGTGAAGGCGGCGAGCGGGGTGGAAGTGGAGGACATCGCGAAGCGGCTGATGGACTACGGATTCCACGCGCCGACCGTGTCGTTCCCGGTTGCGGGGACGCTGATGATCGAGCCGACGGAAAGCGAATCGCTCGCCGAGCTCGACCGTTTCTGCGACGCATTGATCTCGATCCGCGATGAGATCCGTGACATCGAGACGGGGAACGCGGATCCGAAGGACAACGTTTTGAAGAACGCTCCCCACACCCTCGCGCGGGTCACGGCCAATGCGTGGTCGCACCCGTACAGCCGGGAGAAGGCGGCGTTTCCGGCGAAGTGGAGCAGGGACTCCAAGTTCTGGCCGGCGGTGGCTCGCATCGAGTCTGCCTATGGCGACCGGAACCTGATCTGTTCGTGTCCCCCGACCGACGCTTATGCCGAGGCGCCAATATTGAGCGTTGCGGCGGAGTAAACGAACGGTAATTTTGCTGACCTGAGAGCTGACCCCTTTTCTGGCCAGGTCTCAGGCACGCGGCCGATACCGCTTGCGCATCTCTCCACAATGCAGCAAACGGAGCGGGTATGAACAAGGCGGAAATGCTGGAAGCGCTGCAGCGTCAGACGAAGCTGCGGCCGACGCATGTGAAACGCGTAGTGGACGCGATCTTCGATCCTCAAGACGGCGTCATCTCCAGACAGGTCAGGCGGGGCGGGAAAGTGACGATCGCCGGATTCGGAACATTCGACCGGCGAAGTCACAAGGCTCGCGAGGTCAACAGCGTGTTCACCGGACGGACCGTGAAAGTGAAGGCGCGCAAGATCCCCGGATTCAGGGCCGGAGTGAGCTTCAAGAAAGCGATGAGATAGAAACAGGGGCGACGCGTGATAACGTCGCCCCTGTTTCATTGCCAAAGCCCCGCGGGTGCTACCCCACGTGCGCTCCATAGGCAGCCGCATCCATCAGGCCCTCCACGGCTGAAGGATCCTCCGCGCGAATCCTGATCATCCAGCCCGCGCCGTACGGATCTCCGTTCACCAGGGCGGGCTCCTGATCGAGCCGCGGATTCACTTCGATCACTTCTCCCGCCACCGGCGAGAAAAGCTCGGATACCGCCTTCACCGCTTCGATAGTTCCGAACACGTCGTGCTTGCCGAGCTTCGTTCCAACAGCGGGAAGCTCGACGTAGACGACGTCGCCCAGCTCGCCCTGCGCATAGTCCGTGATGCCGACCTCGACCACTCCATCGGCAGTCGTGCGAACGTACTCGTGCTCTTCCGTATACTTCAGGTCGTCCGGAATGTTCGCCACTCTACACCTCGTATTGTGAAGCTTCGCCCGGGCGGCGAAGCGAACGCGACGCCCGTCTGCCGGGCGCCCCGAATTATATCAGCGAATGCTTGCCGTATCGAGCGACGACACCCGGTCACCTCCGATCGCGTTCCACACGCGATCCACCTCGGCCTCGAGATCCTGGAGCGATCCGGAGTTCTCGATGACGTAGTCCGCGCGCGCGCGCTTGAGGTCCGCTGGCATCTGCGAGGCGATCATCTGCATCGCTTCGGCCTCATCAATGCCGCGGTCGCGCACGATGCGCTCGAGTCGCACGGAACGTGGCGCGTCCACGAGAATGATCGCGTCGAACTCCTTCGCCAGGTGACGCTCGAACAGAAGGGGAATCACGCACACCACGAGCCGGTCGCCGCGAGCACGCGCGGCCGCCACTTCCCGGGCGTGAAGGCGCGCGATCTCAGGGTGAACGATGCCGTTCAGTGCATCGAGATCCGTCTGATCCTGAAATACGACGTGGCGGAGTGCAGCGCGATCGAGGTTGCCGCCGGCATCAAGAATGTCCTTGCCCCATTTCGCAACGATAGCGTCGAGAGCCGGGCTGCCCCTGGAGACCGCATCGCGCGCGAGAACGTCGGCGTCGATGATGGTCGCTCCCCGCTCAGCGAGCATGTTCGCGGCGACGGATTTTCCGCTCGCGATATTTCCTGTCAGGCCGATTAGTCGCATCGAATTGGGGGTGAGTGGCGACACCAAGCTACAGACTTTCGCCATCCGGTACACAAGGAATGTGCCGTTCGTTCCTGATTCTGACGTTTACCGGGCTTTCAGGAGCGCGTCGCATCCTTCGGCGCGGCTGGCGCGACGACTAGAGCAGCGAAGCCTGGCTTGCGTCCTTGCGCGGAGCCGAGAAGCACATCCGGCAGCGAGCTTCATACGACTCGGTGCCACCAACCATGATGGTCGGCGAGTCGTACGGTGCCGGTTGACCACCAATGAGCCTCTGGTTTCGGCTTGCAGGCCCACCGCAAAGCACGCAGATGGCGTGCAGCTTGTCTACCACTTCGGCGATCGCCATCAGCGCCGGCATCGGGCCGAACGGCTCTCCGCGAAAATCGGTATCGGTTCCGGCGACGATCACTCTGCGTCCGCGGCCCGCGAGTGAAGTCACCAGCGGAATCACACCGTTGTCCAGAAACTGCGCTTCATCTATGGCAATGACATGCGCCATCGGATCTATCTGAAGCGCGATCTGAGCAGCCGAGTCGGCGGGAGTGGCTTCGACAGTGCGACCGTCGTGGCTGGAGATGCTGTAGATGCCGGCGTAGCGCGCGTCCAGATGCGACTTGAACACCTGCACGCGCTTTCTCGCGATGATCGCGCGCCGCACGCGCCTGATCAGCTCCTCACTCTTCCCGCTGAACATGACGCCGGCGACGACTTCTATCCAGCCGCCGGTCTGGTGGAACGACTGGCTCATGAACGATCGCGCCGGGGAGGACGTGGTGAGCTATCGCGCGGCGGACGGCGTTCGCCGCGTCCCGAAGGTGCCGGCCGTCCGGAGCCGCCGTCGCGCGGGCCGCGCGAATCGCTAAATCCGCGTCCCGGCGGGCGCCGCTCGAAATCAGGCCGACCTGCGGGTGCGCGTGCGCCGGTTTCCTGCTGCGCCTTGTGTTCCTCCTTGGCCGCCTTCCGCAACGTGCGCTCCCTTTCGAGAATCCGGAGCGCGGCAGCGGCTATCTCGATGCCGTCATACCGCTCGAGCAGCGGCTCCAGCGCGAGCACTTCGCGCGACGCTACCCCCGACTCGAGGATCCCGCTCAGCTCGCGCCGCATAGCGATGTCGCGATCGCGCGCCGCGTTCCCTGGCGACGAAAGCGCGAACGGCTTGACGTCACCCCCGGCGGTTCGCTTCAGCGCTGCCAGCTCGCGCGGGTCGGTCAGCGCGACGATGGAGACCGGGGTGGCTTTGGCCGCCGCCGCGATCATTGATCTGGAGGTTGGTGCCTCGTAGAAAATCACCGCGTGAGTCGAAGGCTCGATCTCGCCGCGAGTGACACGCACGGATGCCGAGTCTGAACCGTAGCCAAGCAGGCGCAGAGTCTTCGATACTTCGCGCTCGGCGTCGTCGTCGGCGACGATGATCGCGGCGGATGGCGGATCCATGTCATCGAGCAGACGGCGCAACCCGGTCGCGCGGGAAGTTGCCGTCACGGTTACGTATTGAAGGGAGACAGGCTCCTCCTCCGCTTCGATGGGCACATCGCGGTGGGCTCGCCGCAGGTATCTCTCCGCGAACGCGTTCACGCGGCCTTCCGCGCGACTGGCGACGACGATGCGCGCGGCGTCCTTCGGCAGCTCGCTCATCACCGCTTCGAGGGCTTCGATGTCTTCCGGGTCGCCGGCCAGGATCTCGTCGGCCCATGCGAGCACGACAGCCTTCACCGATTCGAGCTTGATGTGACTGCTTCGCACCAGATCCCGGAGATCGCGCGGCGAGCCCGCCGCGGCGAGCACCGGACGTCCGGCCATCAGCCTGCCGGCACGCCGCGCACTGGTCACTGGGAGCAGCTCGATACCGGCGTGCCCGGTCATCCGGAGGACAGCTTCCGCCAAAGCCACGGCCGTCTCGGGATCGGCGGTGATGACGAGCACCTGCGTCGAGCCCGCGGCAGGGTCCACACGCTCCAGCGGCCCGGTGAGAAAGCTCGGCACTGAGGCCATGGACCGCGGCAGGGTATGGACGACATTCTGGCTGCGACCCGGGCCGCGCTCTTCTCTT of Gemmatimonadaceae bacterium contains these proteins:
- a CDS encoding ABC transporter permease, with the translated sequence MGVFLARRIAQGLVVVGLVATIVFLLIHAAPGDPFSASMDNPSISDAVRASWRRAYGLDRPLTEQYARYVVSVFRGDLGFSFSLQRPVVSALGDALPNTLLLMAAGLIGGFAAGVGAAVTQVRRRGGAADRILGGLSLTFFSVPDFWLALIILVAFAYWIPIFPIGGAADPVMYDMLGTGARLLDRLEHLVLPALTLTLLYFPLIARHQRAALLDAIPSDYVTTARAKGVPESAVINRHVLRNALLPVITLLGVAFPALLTGAVFVEKVFSWPGMGLLIVNAIQSRDYPLLVASVILASVFVVIGSIIADVLYRWLDPRMRDEL
- a CDS encoding peptide ABC transporter substrate-binding protein; the protein is MSAMRQALAIPVLLFAVGACSGNSRDRADNAGGTLVISVGGDPESLLPPLSSTVPSKIIGDLVYDRLAEIGDSMNTVGDAGFRPRLAKSWTWANDSMSIAFHLDSSARWHDGVPVRSGDVRFTYHLYSDSTTGSPFAASIASIDSVTTPDSVTAAFWFHARSPMQFYDAVNTMSILPAHALEGVRGTALRTSAIARAPIGTGRFRFVRWSAGQSIQLAADTTNYRGRPGLDRVIMTIAPDFNAALTRVLGGEADMLEQVPATSLAELARDTSLRAELTPGLDYNFIQFNLRDPKRRSRPHSLFGDRELRRALTRALDRRRIVQNAYDSLASVAIGPTVRAYPTTDTTLRQLPFSPDAARKTLDSLGWKDSDGDGVRDRSGTKLKFNLAVPGSSKARNTMAVLAQEQLRQIGVKVNIEQLDFAAFIDRETRRDFDAVVGGWHVEASPGGIRQTWGTPGSRATSGSNYGSYENPAFDAQVDSALSAGSFGSRRAHFTSAYQAIIDDAPAIWLAEPKRIVAVHKRIVMTGLRPDAWWANIAEWTIPADKRIARDHAAPAR
- the gcvP gene encoding aminomethyl-transferring glycine dehydrogenase, with translation MATTIKHVDSALAMPESFVPRHIGPGAEDIEKMVAATGFRSLDELIDATIPEEIRARKSLALPTGIAEHEVLAEFRAMAARNRVYRSFIGMGYADCVTPPVIQRNIIENPAWYTAYTPYQAEIAQGRLEALLNFQTMVMDLTAMQIANASLLDEGTAAAEAMTMSYGIRGKEGKEVFFVSDLCHPQTIDVVRTRASVRGITVKVGDHRTDAIGGDVFGVLLQYPATDGAVLDYRELCEAAHAAGALVTVAADLLSLTLLVPPGEWGADVVVGNSQRLGVPLGYGGPHAAFFATRDEFRRHIPGRIIGVSRDADGHMALRMALQTREQHIRREKATSNVCTAQVLLAVVASMYGVYHGPDGLRRIASRIHQFAVVLAEGLRKLGFEIAHDEYFDTIRVELGAKTSAEVIAAAAERRINLRAIGASAVCIALDETVSEGDLANLFAVFGGGPDLAPSSIAATADTRYDERFKRTTPFMRHDVFNTHRSETELLRYMYKLESRDLSLVHSMIPLGSCTMKLNATAEMMPITWPGFSRLHPFAPLDQTEGYQQLFEELESALAEITGFAAVSLQPNAGSQGEYAGLLTIHGYHQSCGESHRDVCLIPQSAHGTNPASAVMAGNKVVVVKTDERGNIDIADLRAKAEAHRDDLAALMVTYPSTHGVFEEGIAEICRIVHEFGGQVYMDGANMNAMVGLCRPADIGADVCHLNLHKTFCIPHGGGGPGMGPIGVAPHLVPFLPGHAVIPQPGRDAAGAVSAAPWGSSSILPISYAYIRLMGGDGLTEATKIAILNANYIARRLEPHFPVLYKGTHGTVAHECIIDTRIVKAASGVEVEDIAKRLMDYGFHAPTVSFPVAGTLMIEPTESESLAELDRFCDALISIRDEIRDIETGNADPKDNVLKNAPHTLARVTANAWSHPYSREKAAFPAKWSRDSKFWPAVARIESAYGDRNLICSCPPTDAYAEAPILSVAAE
- a CDS encoding HU family DNA-binding protein, translating into MNKAEMLEALQRQTKLRPTHVKRVVDAIFDPQDGVISRQVRRGGKVTIAGFGTFDRRSHKAREVNSVFTGRTVKVKARKIPGFRAGVSFKKAMR
- the gcvH gene encoding glycine cleavage system protein GcvH, coding for MANIPDDLKYTEEHEYVRTTADGVVEVGITDYAQGELGDVVYVELPAVGTKLGKHDVFGTIEAVKAVSELFSPVAGEVIEVNPRLDQEPALVNGDPYGAGWMIRIRAEDPSAVEGLMDAAAYGAHVG
- the coaE gene encoding dephospho-CoA kinase (Dephospho-CoA kinase (CoaE) performs the final step in coenzyme A biosynthesis.); the encoded protein is MRLIGLTGNIASGKSVAANMLAERGATIIDADVLARDAVSRGSPALDAIVAKWGKDILDAGGNLDRAALRHVVFQDQTDLDALNGIVHPEIARLHAREVAAARARGDRLVVCVIPLLFERHLAKEFDAIILVDAPRSVRLERIVRDRGIDEAEAMQMIASQMPADLKRARADYVIENSGSLQDLEAEVDRVWNAIGGDRVSSLDTASIR
- a CDS encoding thymidine kinase: MSQSFHQTGGWIEVVAGVMFSGKSEELIRRVRRAIIARKRVQVFKSHLDARYAGIYSISSHDGRTVEATPADSAAQIALQIDPMAHVIAIDEAQFLDNGVIPLVTSLAGRGRRVIVAGTDTDFRGEPFGPMPALMAIAEVVDKLHAICVLCGGPASRNQRLIGGQPAPYDSPTIMVGGTESYEARCRMCFSAPRKDASQASLL
- a CDS encoding DEAD/DEAH box helicase translates to MEPEEREERGPGRSQNVVHTLPRSMASVPSFLTGPLERVDPAAGSTQVLVITADPETAVALAEAVLRMTGHAGIELLPVTSARRAGRLMAGRPVLAAAGSPRDLRDLVRSSHIKLESVKAVVLAWADEILAGDPEDIEALEAVMSELPKDAARIVVASRAEGRVNAFAERYLRRAHRDVPIEAEEEPVSLQYVTVTATSRATGLRRLLDDMDPPSAAIIVADDDAEREVSKTLRLLGYGSDSASVRVTRGEIEPSTHAVIFYEAPTSRSMIAAAAKATPVSIVALTDPRELAALKRTAGGDVKPFALSSPGNAARDRDIAMRRELSGILESGVASREVLALEPLLERYDGIEIAAAALRILERERTLRKAAKEEHKAQQETGARAPAGRPDFERRPPGRGFSDSRGPRDGGSGRPAPSGRGERRPPRDSSPRPPRRDRS